A window from candidate division KSB1 bacterium encodes these proteins:
- a CDS encoding VWA domain-containing protein, translating to MLRFAAPHFFILLWLIPGLIIFYIAALRAKKRAMERFGNLTLVQKLAGRSRQTDKFTILLIAILVMIFALARPQIGTKIEEVKREGVDIIVAIDVSHSMLARDVQPSRLQKAKHEVETFMNRLRGDRIGLIAFSGVAFVQCPLTLDYGAAKMFLDVIDTDLIPVPGTAIGKAIQKAIETFDQRERKHKVLVLITDGEDHEGDVMKVVAEAERQGIVIYCVGVGTPRGEPIPLSDMPGAFKKDRKGEVVLSRLDEVTLEKIALQTGGKYYRASTAEDELEKIYDEIAKMEKKELGSLQFTQFEDRFQYLLAVVLLLLLIEFVLPERKTERQEWRGRFF from the coding sequence ATGCTTCGCTTTGCGGCACCACATTTTTTCATTCTGTTATGGCTGATTCCCGGGCTGATTATTTTTTACATTGCGGCTCTACGGGCAAAGAAACGGGCCATGGAGCGGTTCGGGAACTTGACATTGGTGCAAAAGCTCGCCGGCCGCAGCCGTCAGACCGACAAATTTACGATCCTTTTGATCGCCATTTTGGTGATGATTTTCGCCTTGGCGCGGCCGCAGATCGGCACCAAGATTGAAGAGGTCAAGCGGGAGGGGGTCGATATCATCGTCGCCATCGATGTCTCGCACTCGATGTTGGCGCGCGATGTACAGCCGAGCCGTCTGCAAAAGGCAAAACACGAAGTGGAGACATTCATGAACCGACTGCGGGGCGACCGCATCGGACTGATTGCCTTTTCGGGCGTGGCTTTCGTGCAGTGCCCATTGACCCTGGATTACGGCGCCGCCAAGATGTTTCTCGATGTGATCGATACGGATTTGATTCCTGTTCCCGGCACGGCCATAGGGAAGGCTATCCAAAAGGCGATCGAAACCTTTGATCAGCGCGAACGCAAGCACAAAGTGTTGGTGCTGATCACCGATGGTGAAGATCACGAAGGCGACGTGATGAAGGTGGTTGCGGAAGCCGAGCGGCAGGGGATCGTCATCTATTGCGTCGGCGTCGGTACGCCGCGCGGCGAGCCGATACCGCTTTCCGACATGCCGGGCGCCTTTAAAAAGGACCGCAAGGGCGAAGTGGTGCTCAGCCGCCTGGACGAGGTGACGTTAGAAAAGATCGCCCTGCAGACCGGCGGCAAATATTACCGCGCCAGCACGGCCGAAGACGAACTGGAAAAGATCTATGACGAGATCGCCAAAATGGAGAAAAAAGAGCTCGGCTCTCTCCAATTCACGCAATTCGAAGATCGATTTCAATACCTATTGGCCGTCGTTTTGCTTTTGTTGTTGATCGAATTCGTGCTGCCGGAACGCAAAACGGAGAGACAGGAATGGCGCGGCCGATTCTTCTAA
- a CDS encoding tetratricopeptide repeat protein, whose product MKARIFWLLLAALVPLQGQTLRGKIIQGNRHYEAGRYDEALNKYRDAQTKDPESDILRFNMGAANYQKKNYQEALEEFQNALKTKDVSLQAQAYYNLGNTLFRMNKLLESVLAYQEALKLNPNDQDAKYNLEYVRRLLKDQANRNQQQQQQQQQQQQQQQQQQQNQQEQQQQEQKQQEQQPQSQDDQQQEQQQEQMQQQPASEDDISKEDAERILQALKENQDNLKDARRQKFSGDVRVLKDW is encoded by the coding sequence ATGAAGGCAAGGATCTTTTGGCTGCTGTTGGCTGCCTTGGTTCCGCTGCAGGGACAGACCCTGCGGGGCAAGATTATTCAGGGCAACCGGCATTACGAAGCCGGCCGCTACGATGAGGCGCTGAACAAATATCGCGACGCCCAAACCAAAGATCCGGAATCGGACATTCTGCGCTTCAACATGGGCGCGGCGAATTATCAAAAAAAGAACTATCAAGAGGCGTTGGAAGAGTTTCAAAACGCCCTCAAAACCAAGGATGTATCGCTGCAGGCTCAGGCCTACTACAACCTCGGCAACACGCTGTTTCGGATGAACAAGCTGCTCGAGAGCGTTTTGGCCTATCAGGAGGCGCTCAAGCTGAATCCGAACGATCAGGATGCCAAGTACAACTTGGAATACGTCCGCCGCCTGCTCAAGGATCAGGCAAACCGCAATCAGCAGCAGCAACAGCAGCAACAGCAACAACAACAGCAGCAGCAACAACAGCAGCAAAATCAGCAGGAGCAGCAGCAACAGGAGCAGAAACAGCAGGAGCAACAGCCGCAATCGCAGGACGACCAACAGCAGGAACAACAGCAGGAGCAGATGCAGCAGCAGCCGGCTTCCGAAGACGATATTTCGAAAGAAGATGCCGAGCGTATTCTCCAGGCGCTGAAAGAGAATCAGGACAATTTAAAGGATGCGCGGCGGCAAAAGTTCAGCGGTGACGTGCGCGTTTTAAAAGATTGGTAA
- a CDS encoding BatD family protein gives MKRIHWIFNSLLFLAAAAIVQAEPLTVTTTVSRNPASLNEQVIFTIELSGDGAAKVDRPELPDMGGYLTFLGSGGTSQNITFINGRMSASKSYSFYYLATKVGSFTIPPVKVVYDNQTYESKPINMTIVQGAAPQAVPPAASAADRAPAAAGEDLYLRTIVSKKRVYQNEPVFVTFRIYAAVSVGGYSIVSPPETSGFWVEEIEAPQQPQVNEEVINGKRYVYADIKKIAVFPTSAGEKTIGPMTLQCEVRVQGRRSRDPFDMFFNDPFFSRTVTQTIASPAVTIDVMPLPEAGKPAEFTGAVGKYQLKAELDRTEITTDDALTLKVTVSGSGNIRMISEPKVQIPPEFQFYAPNVSENISRRPGAVSGSKTFEYVLVPRFVGTQRIPPVVFAYFNPESGSYQRLTTPELTVHVAKGQRAVLAGGSGLTKEEVKYIGQDIRYIRTEPGKWRRIGVKPYRTTGFFMGLILPVLAFGMAFLYRRNQEKLSSNIALARSRRANAAAMRRLSKAKSFLAVQQQKQFFAEIAEALNNFAADKLNLEKADLISTDLEQAFRSRGVDEALIRDFFALLQTCDYQRFAPSTATIDDMERVYQSAKEVLIKLEKVL, from the coding sequence ATGAAACGAATCCATTGGATTTTCAATAGTCTGCTTTTTCTCGCGGCAGCGGCCATCGTTCAGGCCGAACCGCTGACAGTGACGACTACGGTCAGCCGAAACCCTGCCTCGCTCAATGAGCAGGTCATCTTTACCATCGAGCTGTCGGGCGACGGCGCCGCCAAAGTCGATCGGCCCGAGCTGCCGGACATGGGCGGCTATTTGACCTTTTTAGGATCCGGCGGTACGTCTCAAAACATCACCTTTATCAACGGCAGGATGTCGGCTTCCAAATCATACTCTTTCTATTATCTGGCGACCAAGGTGGGTTCCTTTACCATTCCGCCGGTCAAGGTGGTGTACGACAATCAGACCTACGAATCCAAGCCGATTAACATGACGATTGTGCAGGGCGCGGCGCCGCAGGCTGTGCCCCCGGCGGCCTCTGCGGCCGACCGTGCTCCGGCCGCCGCCGGTGAGGATTTGTATCTGCGCACGATCGTCAGCAAAAAGCGCGTTTATCAGAATGAGCCGGTGTTCGTCACCTTCCGCATCTATGCGGCCGTCTCGGTCGGCGGTTATTCGATCGTTTCGCCGCCGGAGACGTCCGGATTTTGGGTCGAAGAAATCGAGGCGCCGCAGCAGCCGCAGGTGAACGAAGAGGTCATCAACGGCAAGCGCTACGTTTATGCCGACATCAAAAAGATTGCCGTGTTTCCCACCTCTGCGGGCGAAAAGACCATTGGTCCGATGACGCTGCAGTGCGAAGTCCGTGTCCAGGGGCGGCGCAGCCGCGATCCCTTTGACATGTTTTTCAATGACCCGTTTTTCAGCCGCACCGTGACGCAAACTATAGCGTCACCCGCGGTGACCATCGACGTAATGCCGCTTCCTGAGGCCGGCAAGCCTGCCGAGTTTACCGGCGCTGTCGGCAAGTATCAGCTCAAGGCCGAGCTCGATCGCACCGAGATAACCACCGACGACGCCCTGACGCTCAAAGTTACCGTCAGCGGCAGCGGCAATATCCGCATGATCAGCGAACCCAAGGTGCAGATTCCGCCGGAATTTCAGTTTTATGCGCCGAACGTTTCGGAAAACATTTCACGCCGACCGGGCGCCGTTTCCGGCAGCAAGACCTTTGAATACGTGTTGGTGCCGCGCTTTGTCGGCACGCAGCGCATTCCGCCGGTTGTATTTGCCTATTTCAATCCGGAGAGCGGTTCCTACCAGCGGCTGACGACGCCGGAACTGACCGTACATGTTGCCAAAGGTCAGCGCGCAGTTTTGGCCGGCGGCTCGGGTTTGACAAAGGAAGAGGTCAAATACATCGGCCAGGATATTCGTTACATCAGGACGGAACCGGGAAAATGGCGGCGGATTGGGGTTAAGCCTTATCGGACGACCGGGTTTTTTATGGGCTTGATCTTGCCTGTCCTTGCTTTCGGCATGGCTTTCCTCTATCGGCGAAATCAGGAAAAGCTGAGCAGCAACATCGCACTGGCGCGCAGTCGGCGCGCGAATGCAGCGGCGATGCGGCGTTTGAGCAAAGCCAAATCTTTTCTGGCCGTGCAGCAGCAGAAACAGTTTTTTGCTGAAATTGCCGAGGCTTTAAACAACTTTGCCGCCGATAAATTGAATTTGGAAAAGGCCGACTTGATCAGCACCGATTTGGAACAGGCTTTTCGCAGCCGCGGCGTGGACGAAGCATTGATTCGCGACTTTTTCGCGCTGCTGCAGACCTGCGATTATCAGCGTTTTGCCCCCTCCACCGCAACGATCGACGATATGGAGCGGGTCTATCAATCGGCAAAAGAGGTTCTCATTAAACTGGAAAAAGTTTTGTGA